The following proteins come from a genomic window of Xiphophorus couchianus chromosome 19, X_couchianus-1.0, whole genome shotgun sequence:
- the LOC114133876 gene encoding suppressor protein SRP40-like, which yields MALPADGSPKLEGLPDNGKEHGKVWSNETDMVSEDYGEGLRCSSPPQSVDCATSSSGSSAISYSGSSTTTSSEDEVGNACTISSSGSSTTSSSGSSTTSSSGSSTTSSSEDEANNEDQDDFNSRLRVVQVLAPNIKFLWGIGVLEQSLKLLNSKLDQLNSAVDRGSAASLRSEILEILPPNFKYIKDIGVAEKPEEDTAPSTSLEFTSGLDKQEEPILRPENSRPIGTSQHHQVGLEEDGASLTSGRARSITQKVDAAKEDNPPLKLSSGTVLPSSFDKPEEPISRPEDSIPISASPQPLAGWRNLVTFCRAIRIPKKVVDEKEDDTPSKPSDRVGSKEDVTHATSVTGINGKRTKDSDAEEQPPGKRTRDTVAKEEPPAKRSKDTLAEKELPAKKTRDSVTEVKLPAKRTRNSDDARQEPSAKKTRENQTEDVLPSKRTRDSVAEEEPPAKRTRDTVAEEELPAKTAQ from the coding sequence ATGGCGCTTCCAGCAGATGGATCCCCAAAGTTGGAGGGACTTCCAGACAATGGTAAGGAACACGGTAAGGTGTGGTCAAATGAAACCGACATGGTTTCTGAAGACTACGGAGAGGGGTTGAGGTGTAGTTCACCTCCGCAGTCTGTGGACTGTgctaccagctccagtggtagcaGTGCTATCAGCTATAGCGGTAGCTCTACTACCACCTCCAGTGAAGATGAGGTAGGTAATGCCTGTACTAtcagctccagtggtagctctactactagctccagtggtagctctactACTAGCTCCAGCGGTAGCTctactaccagctccagtgaAGACGAGGCTAATAATGAAGACCAGGATGACTTTAATTCCAGACTTCGGGTTGTCCAGGTCCTTGCACCAAACATTAAATTCCTGTGGGGCATAGGAGTGCTTGAACAGTCATTGAAACTTCTCAATTCGAAGCTTGATCAGCTGAACTCCGCTGTGGACCGTGGCAGTGCTGCGTCGCTGCGCTCTGAGATTCTTGAGATTCTTCCCCCAAAtttcaaatacataaaagaCATTGGGGTAGCTGAGAAGCCTGAAGAAGACACGGCTCCTTCTACTTCACTTGAATTCACGTCTGGACttgacaaacaggaagagccCATTTTGCGTCCAGAGAACTCCAGACCTATTGGTACCTCGCAACACCATCAGGTAGGTTTGGAAGAGGACGGGGCTTCTTTGACTTCTGGCCGCGCCAGGAGCATTACACAGAAGGTGGATGCTGCGAAGGAGGACAACCCACCATTAAAGCTTAGTTCTGGTACAGTGCTTCCTTCCAGCTTTGACAAACCGGAAGAGCCCATTTCGCGTCCAGAGGACTCCATTCCTATCAGTGCCTCGCCACAACCTCTGGCAGGTTGGAgaaatttagtgactttttgCCGCGCCATTAGAATTCCAAAGAAGGTGGTTGATGAGAAGGAGGATGACACACCATCCAAGCCTAGCGATCGGGTAGGTTCGAAAGAGGACGTGACTCATGCGACATCTGTGACTGGCATAAACGGAAAGAGGACAAAGGACAGTGATGCTGAAGAGCAGCCCCCAGgaaagaggaccagggacactGTTGCTAAAGAGGAGCCCCCAGCCAAGAGGAGTAAGGACACTCTTGCTGAAAAGGAGCTCCCTGCCAAGAAGACCAGGGACAGTGTTACTGAAGTGAAACTCccagccaagaggaccaggAATAGTGATGATGCTAGACAGGAGCCCTCTGCCAAGAAGACCAGGGAGAATCAAACTGAAGATGTGCTCCCctccaagaggaccagggacagtgttgctgaagaggagcccccagCCAAGAGGACTAGAGACACTGTTGCTGAAGAGGAGCTCCCAGCCAAGACGGCACAGTAG